One genomic window of Quercus robur chromosome 6, dhQueRobu3.1, whole genome shotgun sequence includes the following:
- the LOC126690321 gene encoding protein DMP2-like, giving the protein MGASKSKQSSQSSQTTIKDKTLSGLGNLIRLLPTGTVFLYQFLSPVLSNNGHCATTIYKYLTAILVPVSGLSCFFSSFTDSYVGDDGKTHYGVVTSKGLWPSTDSKNVDLSAYKLRIGDFVHGLFALSMFGVLALLDPKTVGCFYAVSDSSEKTLLKVFPPAVCMVLSGLFMFFPNKRHGIGYPSSTDSSQVSKFGGSEVSLTKA; this is encoded by the coding sequence ATGGGTGCCTCAAAGTCCAAGCAAAGCTCTCAGTCGTCTCAGACAACAATCAAAGACAAAACATTATCGGGACTAGGCAACCTCATTAGGCTCCTTCCAACAGGTACAGTCTTCTTGTACCAATTCCTCAGCCCTGTCCTATCCAACAATGGCCACTGTGCTACAACCATCTACAAGTACCTCACCGCTATTCTTGTCCCTGTGTCTGGCTTGTCTTGCTTCTTTTCTTCATTCACTGATAGTTATGTTGGAGATGATGGGAAAACTCACTATGGGGTTGTAACATCGAAGGGTCTTTGGCCCTCGACGGACTCTAAGAACGTGGACTTGTCGGCTTACAAGCTTCGGATTGGGGACTTTGTTCATGGCCTTTTTGCGCTGTCTATGTTTGGGGTTCTGGCGCTTTTGGACCCAAAAACAGTGGGCTGCTTCTATGCGGTGTCTGATTCGTCGGAGAAGACTTTGCTCAAGGTGTTTCCTCCAGCTGTTTGTATGGTTTTGAGTGGGCTTTTCATGTTCTTCCCTAACAAACGCCATGGAATTGGATACCCTTCAAGTACTGACTCTTCACAGGTTTCCAAGTTTGGTGGTAGCGAAGTATCATTGACGAAAGCCTAA
- the LOC126690322 gene encoding protein DMP2-like codes for MGASKSKQFSQSSQTTIKDKTLLGLGNLNRLLPTGTVFLYQFLSPVLSNNGHCTTTIYKYLTAILVAVCGFSCFFSSFTDSYVGDDGKTHYGVVTSKGLWTSEDSKNVDLSVYKLRFGDFVHGLFALTVFGVLVLLDQKTVGCFYPVSDSSEKTLFKVLPPAVGVVSSGLFMFFPNNCHGIGYPSSTSNLSLVVNMKMEYF; via the exons ATGGGTGCCTCAAAGTCCAAGCAATTCTCTCAGTCGTCTCAGACAACAATCAAAGACAAAACACTATTAGGGCTAGGCAACCTCAATAGGCTCCTCCCAACTGGTACAGTCTTCTTGTACCAATTCCTCAGCCCTGTCCTATCCAACAATGGCCACTGTACTACAACCATCTACAAGTACCTCACCGCCATTCTTGTCGCTGTGTGCGGCTTTTCTTGCTTCTTTTCTTCATTCACTGATAGTTACGTTGGAGATGATGGGAAAACTCACTATGGAGTTGTAACATCGAAGGGCCTTTGGACCTCGGAAGACTCTAAGAACGTGGACTTGTCGGTCTATAAGCTTCGGTTTGGGGACTTTGTTCATGGTCTTTTTGCACTGACTGTGTTTGGGGTTCTAGTGCTTTTGGACCAAAAAACTGTGGGTTGCTTCTATCCGGTGTCTGATTCGTCGGAGAAGACTTTGTTCAAGGTGCTTCCTCCAGCTGTTGGCGTGGTTTCTAGTGGGcttttcatgttcttccccaacAATTGCCATGGAATTGGATACCCTTCAAGTACTAGTAATCTATCTCTAGTTGTCAACAT GAAAATGGAGTATTTCTAG